In Vibrio celticus, one genomic interval encodes:
- a CDS encoding ribose-phosphate pyrophosphokinase has translation MPDMKLFAGNATPELAQRIADRLYISLGDATVDRFSDGEVAVQINENVRGSDVFLIQSTCAPTNDNLMELVVMIDAMRRASAGRITAVIPYFGYARQDRRVRSARVPITAKVVADFLSNVGVDRVLTIDLHAEQIQGFFDVPVDNIFGTPVLLEDMANRGLENPVVVSPDLGGVVRARATAKALGDVDIAIVDKRRPRANVSEVMNLIGDVEGRDCVIVDDMIDTGGTLCKAAEALKERGAKRVFAYATHAVFSGTAANNIKNSVLDQVIVTDSISLSPEMAATGKVTTLSLSRMLAEAIRRISNEESISAMFN, from the coding sequence TCTCTCTTGGCGATGCTACTGTAGACCGTTTTTCTGATGGCGAAGTCGCTGTTCAAATCAATGAAAACGTTCGTGGTAGCGATGTATTCCTGATTCAATCAACTTGTGCACCAACCAATGACAACCTTATGGAATTGGTGGTAATGATTGACGCAATGCGCCGTGCTTCTGCTGGCCGTATTACTGCTGTAATCCCTTACTTCGGTTATGCCCGTCAAGATCGTCGTGTACGTTCTGCTCGTGTGCCAATTACTGCAAAAGTTGTTGCAGACTTCCTTTCTAACGTTGGCGTTGACCGCGTTCTTACTATCGACCTACACGCAGAGCAAATCCAAGGCTTCTTCGATGTACCTGTTGATAACATCTTCGGCACTCCAGTTCTTCTAGAAGACATGGCTAACCGTGGCCTAGAAAACCCAGTTGTGGTTTCTCCAGACCTTGGTGGTGTTGTACGTGCTCGTGCAACGGCTAAAGCGCTAGGTGATGTTGACATCGCTATCGTTGATAAGCGTCGTCCACGTGCTAACGTTTCTGAAGTAATGAACCTAATCGGTGATGTTGAAGGCCGTGACTGTGTTATCGTTGATGACATGATCGATACGGGTGGCACACTATGTAAAGCAGCTGAAGCGCTTAAAGAGCGCGGTGCTAAGCGTGTATTCGCTTACGCAACTCACGCTGTTTTCTCTGGTACTGCTGCGAACAACATCAAGAACTCTGTTCTAGACCAAGTTATCGTAACGGATTCTATCTCTCTATCTCCAGAGATGGCTGCGACTGGTAAAGTGACAACACTTAGCCTTTCTCGCATGCTTGCTGAAGCGATTCGTCGTATCAGCAACGAAGAATCAATCTCAGCGATGTTCAATTAA